The Comamonas sp. lk genome contains the following window.
TGCGCTATCTGGTCAGCCAGGCGCAAATTCCTGAGTACCAGGTGCGCTGGCGCTGGAAACCCAACAGCATTGCCATCTGGGACAACACCGCCACCCAGCACTATGCCGTCATGGACTATCCGGCCTGCCATCGCAAGATGGAGCGGGCGGGAATCATCGGCTCCAAGCCTTTTTGAGCGTTAGGCAAACGTACGGCCAGCCAGTCTGGCCTTCTCTCTTATTACCTGCATCACCATGAATACCGGCTCTTATCCCGCAGACCTTACTTTTCTGATCGTTCCCGGCCTGCGCGACCATGTGGAAGATCATTGGCAGACCCATCTGGCCAAGCAGCTGCCCAAGTCCGTGACCGTGCCGCCGCTCGAGCATGACAAGCTCAGCCGTGCTGCGCGCGTCCAGGCGCTGGACGATGCGCTGGCCACGATTGAGGGTCCGGTCATCATCGTTGCCCACAGTGCCGGCTGCATTACTACGGTGCACTGGGCTCAGCAGCAGGGGCGTAAGATTCGTGGCGCGCTGCTGGCCACACCGGCAGATGTGGAGAGCCCCATGCCGGCTGGCTATCCCACGCTGGAGCAGCTGCAGGCCAATGGCTGGAGCCCCATGCCGCGCAGTCCGCTGCCGTTTCCTACCCTGGTTGCGGCCAGCCGCAATGATCCGCTGGCGCAGTTCGAACGCATGCACCAGCTGTCCATGGATTGGGGCGCGCGCCTGGTGGACCTGGGCGAAGTCGGGCACCTGAACCCCGCTGCAGGCTATGGCCCCTGGGACGGTGTGCACGCTCTGTTGCAAGAGCTGGTTTGAGGAGATGGTCATGAAGCAAAACTTGCAAATCGATTTCTCGCTGGATCTGATCTGCCCCTGGTGCTGGATTGGTCTGCGCAATCTGCTGACGGCACATGCGGCCTTTCAGGCCAAGCAGCCTGAGCTGCAGCTTGATCTGCACTGGCATGCCGACACCTTGCTGCCCCAGATTCCTGAGCAGGGTCTGCCTTACCAGGCTTTCTATGAAGCCCGTCTGGGCGGTCCCAAGGCCGTGGAAATGCGCCGCGCGCAAGTGCGTGCCGCTGCTGAGGCGGCTGGCCTGCAGATCAACCACGCTGCGATCGAGACCTTCCCCAACACGCGCCTGGTTTGCGCTCTGGTCAATTACGCCCAGACGCAGCTGGACAGCCAGGCCATGATCGGCTTTGTGGAATCCATTTTTGCCGCCTATTTTGTGCAGGGGCGCAATATTGGCGATACCGCCGTGTTGCAGCAGCTGGCCCATACCGCCGCGTTGAACTGGAATCCAGCCGAGTTCGATGCGCTGCAATACCAAAGCGGTTTGCAGCACAGCGGCGGCGTGCCGCATATGGTGTTCAACCAGCGTTTGCAGGTGACGGGAGCTGTGGCCCCCACCGAACTGCTGCGCGCCATGGAGCATGCCTGTGCTGTCGACCGCGACTTTGCCTGATACGGCGCTGATTGCCGCAGGCGAGGCCAGGGATTTGCCGCCCGGCGGCCGCAAGCTGGTCTTCGCCCCGGGGGGCGAATCCATCTTGCTGCTCAATGTGGAAGGCGAGTTCTATGCCCTGGAAAACAGCTGCCCGCATGCGGGCGCTTCCATGGCCAGCGGCAGCTGCGAAGCCCATGTGCTGCGCTGCCCGGCTCACGGCCTGCAGTTCAACATCAAAAACGGCCAGTGCACGGCGTCGCCCGGGTTGCTGATTCCCATGTATGAACCCCTGATACTGGACGGCAAGCTCTGGCTAAGGCCGCCATCCAAGGCTTGAACGCCGCGCTTTGTTTCCTCTGATTTTCTTTGGGCAAGACGAATGACCATGACCGCAAATCTCAATCTGCTGACGCCAACACCCTCGGCGTACACCTATCCCCTGCTGATCAAGCAACTGCTGATCAATGCCATGAGCCTGCATGGGGAGCAGGAGATCACGTATCGCGGACAAATGCGTTACAGCTATCGCGACTTCAGCCAGCGCATAGGCCAGCTGGCCCATGCGCTCACGGCCCTGGATGTGGGCGCCGGCAGCACTGTGGCCGTGATGGACTGGGACAGCCACCGCTATCTGGAGAGCTACTTTGGCATCCCCATGATGGGCGCCACCCTGTTCACCGTGAACGTGCGCCTGTCACCCGCGCAAATCCTCTACACCTTGAACGATGCCGACACCGATGTGCTGCTGGTGCACACGGATTTTCTGCCGGTGATCGAGGAAATCCGCGCCCAGCTGCCGCGCATACGTCATATCGTCGTGCTCTCGGACGACGGCGCGCTGCCTGCTACCTCGTTTGACGTGGCCGGTGAGTACGAGGCCCTGGTGTCCAGTGCTGCTGCCGACTACGACTTTCCCGAGCTGGACGAAAACACCAAGGCCGTCACCTTCTACACCACCGGTACCACGGGCGATCCCAAGGGCGTGTGCTACAGCCATCGCCATATCGTCATGCATGCGCTGGCCACGGCGCTGAGCATGTGCTCGCCCATGGGCGAGCAGCGCCTGCATCGCGGCGATGTGTACATGCCCATCACTCCCATGTTCCATGTGCTGGGCTGGGGCTTCCCCTATATCTCCCTTATGTTGGGCTTGCGCACGGTGCTGCCGGGCCGCTATCTGCCGGAAGTGCTGCTCAAGCTGCGCGAGACCGAGAAA
Protein-coding sequences here:
- a CDS encoding fatty acid--CoA ligase is translated as MTANLNLLTPTPSAYTYPLLIKQLLINAMSLHGEQEITYRGQMRYSYRDFSQRIGQLAHALTALDVGAGSTVAVMDWDSHRYLESYFGIPMMGATLFTVNVRLSPAQILYTLNDADTDVLLVHTDFLPVIEEIRAQLPRIRHIVVLSDDGALPATSFDVAGEYEALVSSAAADYDFPELDENTKAVTFYTTGTTGDPKGVCYSHRHIVMHALATALSMCSPMGEQRLHRGDVYMPITPMFHVLGWGFPYISLMLGLRTVLPGRYLPEVLLKLRETEKVTFSHCVPTILQMLVTGADKTGQDLSGWKVVIGGSALPAGLCEAALAKGMDVFGGYGMSETGPVVSLALAPTHAKLSAQDDVRLRSSTGMPSLMVDFRVVDEDMKDVPRDGVTRGEVVLRSPSLTPVYFKKPEASEELWRGGYLHTQDIAVMHANGMVQIVDRLKDVIKTGGEWVSSIEVEGLITQVPGVSEAAVIGVPDAKWGERPMAFVVAATGVKAEFIREHLQSHVQAKRISAYAVPELSRICLVAEIPKTSVGKINKKLLREAQPTSA
- a CDS encoding alpha/beta hydrolase produces the protein MNTGSYPADLTFLIVPGLRDHVEDHWQTHLAKQLPKSVTVPPLEHDKLSRAARVQALDDALATIEGPVIIVAHSAGCITTVHWAQQQGRKIRGALLATPADVESPMPAGYPTLEQLQANGWSPMPRSPLPFPTLVAASRNDPLAQFERMHQLSMDWGARLVDLGEVGHLNPAAGYGPWDGVHALLQELV
- a CDS encoding DsbA family protein, coding for MKQNLQIDFSLDLICPWCWIGLRNLLTAHAAFQAKQPELQLDLHWHADTLLPQIPEQGLPYQAFYEARLGGPKAVEMRRAQVRAAAEAAGLQINHAAIETFPNTRLVCALVNYAQTQLDSQAMIGFVESIFAAYFVQGRNIGDTAVLQQLAHTAALNWNPAEFDALQYQSGLQHSGGVPHMVFNQRLQVTGAVAPTELLRAMEHACAVDRDFA
- a CDS encoding Rieske (2Fe-2S) protein, with translation MPVLSTATLPDTALIAAGEARDLPPGGRKLVFAPGGESILLLNVEGEFYALENSCPHAGASMASGSCEAHVLRCPAHGLQFNIKNGQCTASPGLLIPMYEPLILDGKLWLRPPSKA